In Rissa tridactyla isolate bRisTri1 chromosome 2, bRisTri1.patW.cur.20221130, whole genome shotgun sequence, a single window of DNA contains:
- the ASTE1 gene encoding protein asteroid homolog 1 produces the protein MGIQGLTGFVEERGSFFTELRVRNTKLVIDGSSLYHRLYFASTDDFRRGGDYGPFAAAVGEFFGSLRACRVAPFVVLDGGRDADDRKLPTLKGRAAERLRAAHGLSRGEGGCLVPLLTREAFVQALGRLGVPFVQCFAEADREIAGLANRWGCPVLSLDSDFCVFDLAAGYCPLSHFQWRSVCPGEGEEGSYVPARCFSVEKFCRHFSHLNKSLLPLFAVMNGNDYIDLAALEVFFSKVRLAGGCAVGKGGKHARLQGLLRWLSQFAEPTEAVDSLLKYLKKHQREEIRELLCTSMEDYTPSDVNLEDFFQNGKYECEAARKADLPWWVLDALAKGKLAPFISDALILRSTFLHVQVENMQRPSAHSTALPIRQVIYGLLLKVSQNTEAASPSKQSNELPVVCEFDRLQKTLKKTFVQAASLPTDFCDDHFTLDKLIEVPTSCRRMLLLETLGVKPSILESIPSHLQLPVAVTCYWICCSEPKVNSHQLKALLLTMVSGELHRITDDPDPTVVHAEDDTIAYNEFLKWKEKKLQIKDFDLDAAHSFCQWQCCLQMGLYLNQLLFTPLSEPDLTRLYSGTLVHRLYQELKSTPSVENLFSSSPKMTRVYQVLLNTVASTVSPDFFQKSESCKKKKASNKKKKTMRCAIPEIQRLGNVNRFASLGVED, from the exons ATGGGCATCCAGGGTCTGACGGGCTTCGTGGAGGAGCGCGGGTCGTTCTTCACCGAGCTGCGGGTGAGGAACACCAAGCTGGTCATCGACGGGAGCAGCCTCTACCACCGGCTGTACTTCGCCTCCACCGACGACTTCCGCCGCGGCGGCGACTACGGGCCCTTCGCGGCGGCGGTGGGCGAGTTTTTCGGCAGCCTGCGGGCCTGCCGCGTCGCCCCCTTCGTGGTGCTGGACGGCGGGCGCGACGCCGACGACAGGAAGCTGCCCACGCTGAAGGGACGAGCCGCCGAGCGGCTGCGGGCGGCCCACGGCCTCTCCCGCGGGGAGGGCGGCTGCCTGGTGCCGCTGCTGACCCGCGAGGCCTTCGTGCAGGCGCTGGGCCGGCTGGGCGTCCCCTTCGTGCAGTGCTTCGCCGAGGCCGACCGGGAGATCGCCGGCCTGGCCAACCGCTGGGGCTGCCCCGTCCTCTCCCTCGACAGCGACTTCTGCGTCTTCGACCTGGCGGCCGGTTACTGCCCCCTCAGCCACTTCCAGTGGCGAAGCGTCTGCccgggagaaggggaggagggctCCTACGTTCCCGCCCGCTGCTTCTCCGTGGAGAAGTTCTGCAGGCACTTCAGCCACCTGAACAAAAGCCTGCTCCCTCTCTTCGCCGTCATGAACGGGAACGACTACATCGACCTGGCAGCCCTCGAGGTGTTTTTCAGCAAGGTGCGCCTGGCCGGGGGCTGCGCGGTGGGGAAGGGGGGCAAGCACGCCCGCCTTCAGGGGCTTTTGCGCTGGCTGTCGCAGTTTGCTGAGCCCACCGAGGCTGTCGACAGCCTGCTTAAGTACCTGAAGAAACACCAGAGAGAAGAGATAAGGGAGCTTCTGTGCACTTCAATGGAGGATTATACTCCGTCTGACGTGAATCTTGAGGACTTTTTTCAGAATGGGAAGTATGAATGTGAGGCTGCCAGGAAAGCAGACTTACCCTGGTGGGTGCTCGATGCTTTGGCAAAAGGTAAGCTGGCCCCATTCATCAGCGATGCCCTGATACTAAGAAGTACCTTCCTCCACGTTCAGGTGGAGAACATGCAGAGACCTAGCGCACACAGCACAGCTTTGCCCATTCGACAAGTTATCTATGGACTACTTCTCAAAGTATCTCAAAATACTGAAGCTGCTTCTCCAAGTAAGCAGAGCAACGAGCTGCCAGTTGTATGTGAATTTGACAGACTCcaaaagacacttaaaaaaacatttgttCAAGCAGCAAGCCTACCCACAGATTTTTGTGATGATCATTTTACTTTGGACAAGTTAATTGAG gtGCCCACGTCATGCCGTCGGATGCTATTGCTGGAGACTCTAGGAGTGAAACCGAGTATCCTAGAATCTATCCCCAGTCACTTACAACTCCCTGTTGCTGTAACGTGTTACTGGATATGTTGTTCAGAACCAAAAGTTAACTCGCATCAATTAAAGGCTTTACTTCTAACGATGGTATCGGGAGAACTTCACAGGATAACAGATGATCCAG ATCCCACAGTTGTACATGCTGAAGATGACACTATTGCATATAACGAATTtctaaaatggaaggaaaagaaattgcaaattaAAGACTTTGATTTAGATGCTGCGCACAGTTTTTGCCAGTGGCAGTGCTGTCTTCAGATGGGATTGTATCTCAACCAGCTACTCTTCACTCCTCTCTCTGAGCCAGACCTAACCAG GCTTTACAGTGGGACCCTTGTGCACAGACTGTATCAAGAGCTTAAATCAACACCTTCAGTGGAAAATCTGTTTAGTTCATCTCCAAAAATGACTCGGGTATATCAGGTTTTGTTAAATACAGTGGCATCAACTGTATCTCCAGACTTCTTTCAGAAATCCGAGTCctgtaaaaagaagaaagcatctaataagaaaaaaaagaccatgAGGTGTGCTATACCAGAAATTCAGCGTTTAGGCAATGTTAATAGGTTTGCATCACTTGGAGTGGAGGACTGA